From the genome of Spirosomataceae bacterium TFI 002, one region includes:
- a CDS encoding CarboxypepD_reg-like domain-containing protein (non-canonical start codon;~manually curated), protein MKCFIRNRTTIKHLLLSILLIFSVEVIAQERLLQGIVKDLSTDAPLANVNVRMEGNTDGISTDSSGKYQLRVTSNYVIFSRIGYETRKFLTTNLPEEFDIYLKERTTELDEVVLTPGENPAWEIIRKLQENEPDNNPLKFEAFSADLYTKNKVFLLDSVSSRRTHLLFLENVGKVYLKNGQRKEDIEHSLQNIPRLFPLDLAFPNNLNPYGFYQPYFRFNPFLVASGTAGSVNERNYLNPLKQGSFSAYDFELIDTAYMAGDSVYHIIFLPKQSSSFDAMEGSFDISASDYALTHFKGITVDSLLVNRIGIEQSYQRVDGKWLPETSQVQIIYPLETKKDTTLLYFDLLNVFENPKLEITKGVFFDGATKNVGVKADTISSEAFLKLRPIALDSLEARIFDEDNHFLAKHPVLRKGLDKSAGVSKLIYQKGLVAGPVILSVEPSYTNFHERIRAGVAIQNNLTTQPRFDTRAYGVVGLQDRVFKYGIEANVLITKDRYNKIGFYHQKDLIQPGNVDYLQANYLMEDFPILTFDKDGYRVDMFQKTGVNLYFKPVPFTWFRLFAENENRDAINYEVGSFNSNSRRNYGMQFRFANKEIFNRVGLVEYLVNTNFPIVSVNVMQSSDLNSDGSFWSVDGEIKHQIRWKKLGYDVFSLTGGLVNGDVPYTYLYNTLAGVRETILGPSTGFQAGNLSNYGANVYFSLNYTHYFGRNLFRSKVKFFQPEPFVTHRFALGKIFNKQDYAGVQDFSNGLKEVGLGVNALLRIKVSSVYFSLGCYTSYNYTDHFDGKNRFRVRPTLRVDTF, encoded by the coding sequence ATTAAGTGTTTTATCCGAAATAGAACGACAATTAAGCATTTACTCCTTTCTATATTACTCATATTTTCTGTCGAGGTCATTGCTCAGGAAAGACTGCTGCAAGGAATTGTAAAAGACCTTTCTACAGATGCTCCTCTCGCCAATGTCAATGTCAGGATGGAGGGCAACACTGATGGGATAAGTACTGATTCAAGTGGAAAATATCAGTTACGGGTTACTTCCAATTATGTCATATTCTCACGTATTGGTTATGAGACTCGCAAGTTTCTCACCACCAACTTGCCAGAAGAATTTGATATTTATCTCAAAGAAAGAACCACGGAGCTAGATGAAGTAGTGCTTACTCCTGGCGAAAACCCAGCCTGGGAGATTATTAGAAAACTTCAAGAAAACGAGCCTGACAATAATCCATTAAAGTTTGAAGCCTTTTCTGCGGACCTTTACACTAAAAACAAGGTTTTCTTGCTGGATTCTGTTTCAAGTAGAAGAACACATTTGCTTTTTCTGGAGAATGTTGGCAAAGTATATCTAAAAAATGGGCAGCGAAAAGAGGATATAGAGCACAGTTTGCAAAATATCCCGCGTCTATTTCCGCTCGATTTAGCTTTCCCAAACAATTTGAATCCATATGGTTTTTATCAACCTTATTTTAGGTTTAACCCTTTTCTTGTTGCCAGTGGAACTGCTGGATCAGTAAATGAAAGAAATTACCTTAATCCATTGAAACAAGGAAGCTTTAGTGCCTATGACTTTGAGTTGATTGATACGGCATACATGGCAGGTGATAGTGTGTATCACATCATATTTCTACCAAAGCAATCGAGCAGTTTCGATGCCATGGAAGGGTCTTTCGATATTAGTGCTAGTGACTATGCATTAACTCACTTCAAAGGAATTACAGTTGATAGCCTTTTGGTTAACCGCATTGGAATAGAGCAATCTTACCAAAGAGTGGACGGAAAATGGTTGCCTGAGACTTCTCAGGTGCAGATCATTTATCCTTTGGAAACAAAGAAGGATACCACATTGCTTTATTTCGACTTACTGAATGTGTTTGAAAATCCTAAATTAGAAATAACGAAAGGTGTCTTTTTTGATGGGGCAACAAAAAATGTAGGTGTAAAGGCTGATACGATATCTAGTGAGGCTTTTCTGAAACTGCGTCCAATCGCTCTCGATTCTTTGGAGGCTAGGATTTTTGATGAAGACAATCATTTTTTGGCAAAACATCCAGTGTTACGAAAAGGCTTGGATAAATCGGCTGGAGTGTCAAAGCTCATATATCAAAAAGGATTGGTCGCAGGACCAGTAATTCTTAGTGTTGAGCCTTCTTACACCAATTTTCATGAAAGAATAAGGGCAGGAGTTGCCATCCAAAATAACCTTACCACTCAACCAAGATTTGATACCAGAGCTTATGGCGTTGTTGGTTTACAAGACCGGGTGTTTAAATATGGTATAGAAGCCAATGTTTTAATCACAAAAGACCGGTACAACAAAATTGGGTTTTATCATCAAAAAGATCTTATACAGCCGGGGAACGTAGATTACCTACAGGCGAACTATTTGATGGAAGATTTTCCAATCCTGACTTTCGATAAGGATGGTTATAGAGTAGATATGTTTCAAAAAACAGGGGTAAACCTCTACTTCAAGCCTGTGCCATTTACTTGGTTTAGGCTTTTTGCCGAAAATGAGAATAGAGATGCGATCAACTATGAAGTTGGTAGTTTCAACTCTAACAGCAGGCGTAATTATGGCATGCAGTTTAGATTTGCAAATAAAGAAATCTTCAATCGAGTTGGCTTAGTGGAGTATCTTGTCAATACTAATTTTCCAATCGTTTCGGTCAATGTGATGCAGTCTTCGGATTTAAATAGTGATGGAAGCTTTTGGTCTGTAGACGGGGAGATAAAGCACCAAATAAGGTGGAAAAAGCTCGGTTATGATGTGTTTTCGTTGACAGGTGGCTTGGTGAATGGCGATGTGCCATATACCTATTTGTACAATACTTTGGCTGGGGTGAGAGAAACAATTTTGGGACCTTCTACGGGTTTTCAGGCTGGGAACTTGAGTAATTATGGAGCAAATGTTTATTTCAGTTTAAACTATACCCATTATTTTGGACGAAACCTTTTCAGGTCCAAAGTGAAGTTTTTTCAACCAGAACCTTTTGTGACGCACCGTTTTGCTTTGGGTAAAATCTTCAATAAGCAAGATTATGCAGGAGTACAAGACTTTTCTAATGGCCTCAAAGAAGTAGGTTTAGGTGTAAATGCACTATTAAGGATAAAGGTGAGTAGTGTATATTTTTCTTTAGGCTGTTACACGAGCTATAATTATACTGATCATTTTGATGGGAAAAATAGATTTCGTGTCAGACCCACCCTACGAGTGGATACTTTTTGA
- a CDS encoding Glycosyltransferase involved in cell wall bisynthesis, giving the protein MNGVSVVICCFNSEGIVEETLDYLQKQETNVNWEVILVNNASTDQTTRVALKKWGLNPITNLEIINETEPGLTYARKAGIAKAQYDIISFVDDDNFVPANWVSEVANVFRNPEVGILGVTAIGHFDGVPPEWYEKHKHAFATGELYDFSGDVSEIGGVYGAGMSIRKKIYAELSAKKWQPLLTGRIGKVQMGGEDSEICLASKLIGYKIYYAKDLVIQHYIKEDRISEERLVNMTIGFGFADLFLLPYEVAHRSKIGKPQQFDGLRQSVFFNYFSKKVRLLQLYFQKGNMTPLDYKIAKVRIDAFCETILARKTSFIEAFANVDRLLK; this is encoded by the coding sequence ATGAATGGAGTTTCAGTAGTAATTTGTTGTTTTAATAGTGAAGGTATTGTTGAAGAAACCCTTGATTATCTTCAAAAACAAGAAACAAATGTGAATTGGGAAGTGATATTGGTTAACAATGCCAGTACAGACCAAACCACCCGTGTTGCCTTGAAAAAATGGGGACTTAACCCAATCACAAATCTTGAAATAATTAATGAAACTGAGCCCGGGCTTACCTACGCAAGAAAGGCTGGTATAGCCAAAGCTCAATACGATATCATTTCGTTTGTAGATGATGATAACTTTGTGCCAGCTAACTGGGTCAGTGAAGTTGCCAATGTTTTCAGAAATCCAGAAGTTGGGATATTAGGAGTGACTGCAATAGGGCATTTCGACGGTGTGCCGCCAGAATGGTACGAAAAACATAAACATGCGTTTGCTACAGGAGAGCTATATGATTTCTCTGGAGATGTAAGCGAGATAGGTGGTGTCTATGGTGCTGGAATGAGCATTCGTAAAAAGATTTATGCCGAGTTATCCGCAAAAAAATGGCAACCACTTCTTACTGGGAGAATTGGAAAAGTACAAATGGGCGGCGAAGACAGCGAAATATGCCTAGCTTCAAAACTGATCGGATATAAGATTTATTACGCAAAAGATTTAGTGATTCAGCATTACATAAAAGAGGATAGGATAAGCGAAGAGCGATTGGTAAATATGACCATTGGTTTTGGGTTTGCCGACCTTTTTCTTTTGCCTTATGAAGTTGCTCACCGTTCTAAAATCGGTAAACCGCAGCAATTTGATGGATTACGACAATCAGTATTTTTTAATTATTTTTCGAAGAAAGTAAGACTCTTACAACTCTACTTCCAAAAGGGAAATATGACTCCTTTGGACTATAAAATTGCCAAGGTTAGAATAGATGCTTTTTGCGAAACTATTTTGGCGAGGAAAACTTCATTTATTGAAGCTTTTGCCAATGTTGACCGCCTTTTGAAATAA
- a CDS encoding methyltransferase, FkbM family, giving the protein MVPSGTYSFKNLLMISKTIKSVIQKIAQSMGYHVLSKNSIAGDMVLSLSGIRDRGLKVESILDVGANTGEWSQMASGIFPNAEFFLIEPQIEMKAPIEAFFKNQRGNWILGGAGSTSGELLLTVWDDHAGSSFLVPEHGESGGDKEQRKVPVYTVDELVASGKIKIPTLCKLDVQGFELEVLKGASSIFGKTEVFILEVGLFKFLPNQPLIEEVIAFMKERGYVIYDFPGFSNRPLDGALGQIDICFAKEDGYLRASHQW; this is encoded by the coding sequence ATGGTACCTAGTGGCACCTATTCTTTCAAAAATTTACTAATGATCTCAAAAACAATTAAGTCAGTAATCCAAAAAATTGCCCAATCCATGGGTTATCATGTCTTAAGTAAGAACTCAATTGCTGGCGATATGGTGTTGAGTCTTAGTGGAATTAGAGACAGAGGGTTGAAAGTTGAATCAATATTAGACGTTGGAGCAAATACTGGAGAATGGAGCCAGATGGCTTCAGGGATTTTTCCCAATGCTGAGTTTTTCTTAATTGAACCTCAGATAGAAATGAAAGCCCCCATCGAAGCTTTTTTTAAGAATCAAAGAGGTAATTGGATACTGGGAGGTGCAGGTTCAACCTCAGGCGAGTTATTGCTTACTGTATGGGACGATCACGCAGGTTCGTCATTCCTAGTGCCAGAGCACGGCGAAAGTGGAGGAGACAAAGAGCAACGTAAAGTGCCAGTTTACACAGTGGATGAATTGGTTGCTAGTGGTAAAATAAAAATACCGACCTTATGTAAGCTGGATGTTCAAGGTTTTGAATTAGAAGTACTGAAAGGAGCTTCGTCTATTTTTGGGAAAACGGAAGTTTTTATACTTGAAGTAGGCTTGTTTAAATTTTTGCCAAATCAGCCACTCATAGAAGAAGTTATCGCTTTTATGAAAGAACGAGGATATGTAATATATGATTTTCCTGGTTTTTCCAACAGGCCGCTAGATGGTGCTTTGGGTCAAATAGATATTTGTTTTGCAAAAGAAGACGGCTACTTAAGAGCCAGTCACCAGTGGTAA
- a CDS encoding Glycosyl transferase family 2, translating to MPAISVILPNYNHARFLKQRIDSILGQTFVDFELLIFDDASSDKSQEIINTYSDPRITQIEFSESNSGSPFSFWKKGIALAKSPLIWIAESDDYADPAFLDTTFSAFQNDDSLQIAFSASHWVNPEGEIIHSPDHETNSFKISYADALSNQFLKGPLVYNASSAVFKKAALNSLDFKKLKSFKYAGDWFFWSSFETKGNVTRLAQRLNYFRRHENNVSFQAEKEGLDLKEGLQIVGSLLRKNKTPFVQKHKVLAYWAMKVYRSSLPEKKKYLASLPSEVNLWYLVAPILSKIY from the coding sequence ATGCCAGCAATAAGCGTCATATTACCAAATTACAACCATGCTAGGTTCTTAAAACAAAGAATCGACTCTATCTTGGGTCAAACCTTTGTGGACTTTGAGTTGCTCATTTTTGATGATGCCTCTTCAGATAAAAGCCAAGAAATAATTAATACTTACTCGGACCCAAGAATAACCCAAATCGAGTTTTCTGAAAGTAATTCTGGGTCTCCCTTTAGTTTTTGGAAAAAAGGTATTGCTCTGGCAAAATCTCCTCTCATTTGGATAGCGGAAAGTGATGACTATGCGGACCCTGCTTTTCTTGACACTACATTTTCAGCATTCCAAAATGACGATTCGCTACAAATTGCGTTTAGTGCTTCTCATTGGGTAAATCCAGAAGGTGAAATAATTCATTCACCTGACCACGAAACTAATTCTTTCAAAATATCGTATGCTGATGCACTTAGTAATCAGTTTTTAAAAGGGCCATTGGTCTACAATGCTAGTTCGGCAGTTTTTAAAAAAGCAGCTTTGAATAGCTTAGATTTCAAGAAATTGAAAAGCTTTAAATATGCGGGAGATTGGTTTTTTTGGAGCAGTTTTGAAACTAAAGGGAATGTAACCCGACTAGCACAAAGACTTAACTATTTCCGAAGACACGAGAATAATGTATCCTTTCAAGCCGAAAAAGAAGGCTTGGACCTCAAAGAAGGGCTACAGATTGTAGGCTCACTTTTGCGAAAAAACAAAACTCCCTTTGTTCAAAAACATAAGGTTTTGGCATATTGGGCAATGAAAGTATACCGCAGCTCATTGCCAGAAAAAAAGAAATATCTTGCATCTTTGCCCTCGGAAGTAAACCTATGGTACCTAGTGGCACCTATTCTTTCAAAAATTTACTAA
- a CDS encoding Glycosyltransferase WbsX, which yields MAKPKVLAIHLPQFHPFSQNDKWWGKGFTEWTNVVSAKKLFPGHHQPQLPSDLGFYDLRNPTVQAQQAALAAEYAISGFCYYHYWFSGTRLMKEPIDQILASKKPDFPFCFFWANESWSRRWMGEESNVLIKQEYSEEDDYNHAKWLVKAFKDDRYIKINNRPLFLFYKPFDLPNPQRTIEIFREVCAENGVENPYLVASNSHNKDKNPKDYGFDISLNFETRHHLLWDFNKDGPTFKKLIGNLKQGILSASLKVYPYKLYKERAANLDYNYPGFPCVNVGFDNTARRGKNAVVLKGQNKEDFKESLIWAKEKAEALPEEEQIVFVNAWNEWAEGNQLEPSRKFGHAFLEAVKEVFA from the coding sequence ATGGCAAAACCAAAGGTACTCGCAATACATTTACCACAGTTTCATCCTTTTTCCCAGAACGATAAGTGGTGGGGAAAAGGCTTTACAGAGTGGACAAATGTTGTTTCAGCAAAAAAACTTTTTCCAGGTCATCATCAGCCACAGTTGCCAAGCGATTTGGGCTTTTATGACCTACGTAATCCTACTGTTCAGGCACAACAAGCAGCCTTAGCAGCAGAATATGCAATATCAGGGTTTTGTTACTATCACTATTGGTTTAGCGGTACTCGCCTGATGAAAGAGCCAATTGATCAAATTTTAGCATCTAAAAAGCCAGATTTTCCTTTTTGCTTTTTTTGGGCAAATGAGTCTTGGTCGCGTAGGTGGATGGGAGAGGAATCGAATGTGCTTATAAAGCAAGAGTATTCGGAAGAAGACGATTACAATCATGCTAAATGGCTAGTAAAAGCTTTTAAGGATGATAGATATATCAAAATAAATAATCGACCGCTTTTTCTATTTTACAAGCCATTTGACTTGCCAAACCCTCAAAGGACGATCGAAATATTTAGAGAAGTTTGTGCCGAAAACGGGGTTGAAAACCCTTATTTGGTTGCATCCAACTCACATAATAAAGATAAAAATCCTAAAGATTACGGTTTTGATATTTCGCTAAACTTCGAAACAAGACATCATTTACTTTGGGATTTTAACAAAGACGGCCCAACTTTCAAGAAGTTAATTGGAAACCTTAAGCAAGGAATTTTAAGTGCTAGCTTAAAAGTTTATCCTTACAAACTTTATAAGGAAAGAGCAGCAAATTTAGATTACAATTACCCTGGCTTTCCATGTGTAAACGTTGGTTTTGATAATACTGCTAGGAGAGGAAAAAATGCGGTAGTTTTAAAGGGGCAAAATAAAGAAGACTTTAAAGAATCACTTATTTGGGCCAAAGAGAAAGCAGAAGCACTTCCAGAAGAAGAGCAGATTGTATTTGTAAATGCTTGGAATGAATGGGCAGAAGGGAACCAATTGGAACCTAGCCGCAAGTTTGGTCATGCATTCTTGGAAGCTGTAAAAGAAGTGTTTGCTTAA
- a CDS encoding Proline 4-hydroxylase (includes Rps23 Pro-64 3,4-dihydroxylase Tpa1), contains SM-20 domain, whose protein sequence is MKLYFEKESLQRLAEKHKEEYSKASPYPHIWIDNFMDPAALDKVLEEFPTPETKIWKEYENFFEGKLEAQGEEKLSDFTSQLLYQFNSAPFLVFLEKLTGIENLLPDPYFFGGGLHQMKRGGKLGVHADFNKHGKLPLHRRLNAIVYLNKDWKKEYNGDFEIWDRDMKECHNKIQPLFNRLVVFDVTDFNYHGVPEPLMCPEGMTRKSIALFYFTVTRPEGQVQEGKNSTLFKARPQDAVPDGTHFDRDTYDGVKVNKNFKWYIGQVVPPIIISAIKKITG, encoded by the coding sequence ATGAAATTGTACTTTGAAAAGGAATCACTTCAAAGATTAGCGGAAAAACACAAAGAAGAATATAGTAAAGCAAGTCCGTATCCGCATATTTGGATTGATAATTTCATGGACCCAGCTGCTTTAGACAAAGTACTTGAGGAGTTTCCAACACCAGAAACAAAAATTTGGAAAGAGTATGAAAACTTTTTCGAAGGTAAATTGGAAGCTCAAGGGGAAGAAAAGTTGTCAGACTTTACTTCTCAATTGCTTTATCAGTTTAATTCGGCTCCCTTTTTAGTGTTCTTAGAAAAATTAACTGGAATTGAAAATCTTCTTCCTGATCCGTATTTTTTCGGTGGAGGTTTGCATCAAATGAAACGTGGAGGAAAACTTGGCGTTCATGCAGATTTCAATAAGCATGGTAAATTGCCTTTACACCGTCGCCTCAATGCGATTGTTTATTTGAACAAAGATTGGAAGAAAGAATATAACGGAGATTTTGAAATTTGGGATAGAGACATGAAAGAGTGTCACAACAAAATTCAGCCGTTGTTTAATAGACTGGTTGTATTTGATGTAACCGATTTCAATTACCATGGTGTACCTGAGCCACTTATGTGCCCAGAAGGTATGACACGTAAATCCATTGCTTTATTTTACTTCACAGTTACTCGCCCAGAAGGCCAGGTTCAAGAAGGTAAAAACTCAACACTATTTAAAGCAAGACCGCAAGATGCAGTTCCTGATGGTACTCATTTTGATCGAGATACTTATGATGGTGTAAAAGTTAATAAAAACTTTAAGTGGTACATCGGACAGGTAGTGCCACCTATAATTATTTCTGCCATCAAAAAAATTACGGGCTAA
- a CDS encoding Glycosyltransferase involved in cell wall bisynthesis gives MKILIVSVVFPFPVDAGGSAGTYKMIDYARKEHDITFLSLATKQENLDQLRTLWPNVDIRTAQQHQEAPEPSLLRRIANFVRGNNSAINDRKKKNMILYGTDLDMCYFPEIIDLLQDTLKEKTFDLIQTEYIDFAPLVHFLPEGIPKVHVHHELRFRRMQLEYDLQEVKDHADKWHIETTKTLEVNTLKLYDRVLTVSQNDANILVDNGLAPEKVSSSPLPVEPLRDNVKLPFKFKNKLVYLGPQVHYPNYDAVTWFLGNIWPKVSEANENIEFQVIGKWPQEFIEQFKDLRNVSFLGFVDNLSQAMEGAIMVVPLRIGGGMRMKILEAISWQIPVITTTAGAEGLPMVSGENCLIANTPNEIANAINNLSSSEKMQNDFISAASPILKSNFSIEKCGSLRNQLYLEIKGQKA, from the coding sequence ATGAAGATATTAATAGTTTCGGTGGTGTTTCCGTTTCCAGTAGATGCTGGTGGGTCGGCAGGTACATACAAGATGATAGACTATGCTCGTAAAGAGCATGATATTACTTTCTTGAGCCTAGCTACCAAGCAAGAGAACTTAGACCAACTAAGGACACTTTGGCCAAATGTTGATATTCGTACTGCTCAACAGCATCAAGAAGCTCCTGAGCCAAGTTTGCTACGAAGAATTGCGAATTTTGTAAGAGGAAATAATAGTGCGATTAATGATCGTAAGAAAAAGAACATGATCCTTTATGGCACCGACTTGGATATGTGCTATTTCCCTGAAATAATCGATTTGCTGCAAGACACGCTGAAGGAGAAAACTTTCGACCTTATTCAGACCGAGTATATTGATTTTGCTCCTTTAGTTCACTTTTTGCCAGAAGGGATTCCAAAGGTTCACGTTCATCATGAGCTTAGATTTAGAAGAATGCAATTGGAGTATGACCTTCAGGAAGTGAAAGATCATGCGGATAAATGGCATATTGAAACCACAAAAACACTAGAGGTAAATACCTTAAAGTTATATGACAGGGTTTTAACTGTATCTCAAAACGACGCCAATATATTAGTTGATAATGGGCTCGCACCTGAGAAAGTAAGTAGCTCTCCACTTCCGGTTGAGCCACTTAGAGACAATGTCAAATTGCCATTTAAGTTTAAAAACAAACTGGTTTATTTGGGACCACAAGTTCATTATCCTAATTATGATGCTGTTACTTGGTTTTTGGGAAATATTTGGCCGAAGGTAAGTGAAGCTAACGAAAATATTGAGTTTCAGGTAATAGGCAAGTGGCCACAAGAATTCATTGAGCAATTCAAGGATTTACGAAATGTTTCATTTTTAGGCTTTGTTGATAACCTTTCTCAAGCAATGGAAGGTGCAATTATGGTTGTTCCGCTAAGAATAGGAGGAGGGATGAGAATGAAAATATTGGAAGCAATTTCATGGCAAATTCCGGTTATCACTACTACGGCAGGAGCCGAGGGGCTTCCTATGGTTAGTGGCGAAAATTGTCTGATTGCCAATACCCCAAATGAAATTGCAAATGCTATAAATAACCTAAGCAGTTCAGAGAAAATGCAGAATGATTTTATATCCGCAGCAAGTCCAATTCTTAAATCTAATTTTTCGATTGAGAAATGTGGAAGCCTTCGTAACCAATTGTACCTTGAAATTAAAGGACAGAAAGCATAA
- a CDS encoding iron complex outermembrane recepter protein — protein MSQNIDSSEIAIDTIFVKAFEQNRSKVEVASPIQVIDAKAIQRFDNQGLVPILNQYPGIRMEERSPGSYRLSIRGSSLRSPFGVRNVKVYWNEIPLTDGNGITYFNFLDINTVESLEILKGPSGSMYGAGMGGVVLLKSNDAKPINGSNNSINANFLVGGFGTLNTSINLQNASDKVNSTLSYAKSKFGGYRDHSKMDREVLNWRSSFFLNDKFTLSVNTMYANLEYQTPLGLTDSLSKANPRQARPGNRFVPGAVEQNAGIKQKILLIGLSQEFRPVKNWKTTFSLFGNKTQLENPFINNYEFRDERSFGLRLINNWDHSIAGAKARLNFGFEAQSTASTFDVYDNNKGEKGENQSLEEVTASQGVAFLQYDVELAQSWFLTAGLSLNTQKYVYTNLNQVPVNEVPSDFETPLIPRISILKKVKNTSVYLAVANGFSPPTVAEYVTATKNILQAEKATNVEFGLKHQSTNRRLYAELSFYNQNLKNAIVREFDANEIQVFVNKGGIRQNGLEAFLSYKPIKLIKFFTSLNLIDYQFVDYKDLENDFSGNNIPSVANTNFTAGVDFDLTQGFFLNSNFSYTGDVPLNNANTVYADSFWLLDARLGWSKNWNRFRSKLFVGGNNLTNATYGSGNDVNAFGDRFFNPSPTRYFNTGLSLSYSF, from the coding sequence ATGTCTCAAAATATCGATAGCAGCGAAATTGCTATCGATACCATTTTCGTGAAGGCTTTTGAGCAAAATAGAAGTAAAGTAGAAGTTGCATCGCCAATTCAGGTTATTGATGCAAAAGCTATTCAAAGGTTCGATAATCAAGGCTTAGTGCCAATCTTGAACCAGTACCCAGGAATAAGAATGGAAGAGCGTTCGCCAGGAAGTTATAGGCTTTCTATAAGAGGAAGTTCTTTAAGGTCGCCATTTGGAGTGCGAAATGTGAAGGTGTATTGGAATGAAATTCCGCTGACTGATGGCAATGGGATCACTTATTTTAACTTTTTGGATATTAATACGGTAGAAAGCCTTGAGATTTTGAAAGGACCTAGTGGCAGCATGTACGGTGCAGGAATGGGAGGGGTTGTTTTGTTGAAATCAAATGACGCTAAGCCAATTAATGGTTCAAACAATTCGATTAATGCAAACTTCCTTGTAGGAGGATTTGGAACATTGAATACATCAATAAACCTTCAGAATGCAAGTGATAAAGTAAATTCTACTTTGTCTTATGCCAAATCAAAGTTTGGAGGATATAGAGATCACTCCAAAATGGATAGAGAGGTGCTAAACTGGCGTTCGAGTTTTTTCTTGAACGATAAGTTTACGCTAAGTGTAAACACCATGTATGCGAATTTAGAATATCAAACCCCACTTGGTCTAACTGACTCATTAAGCAAAGCTAATCCACGTCAAGCTCGTCCAGGAAATAGGTTTGTCCCTGGTGCTGTAGAACAAAATGCTGGAATCAAGCAGAAAATACTTTTGATTGGCTTGTCACAAGAGTTTAGGCCAGTTAAGAATTGGAAAACGACATTTAGTTTATTTGGCAATAAAACACAGCTAGAAAATCCTTTCATCAATAACTATGAATTCCGCGATGAAAGAAGTTTTGGGCTGAGGCTCATTAATAATTGGGATCACTCAATTGCAGGAGCAAAAGCAAGGTTAAATTTTGGGTTTGAAGCACAATCCACCGCCTCTACATTTGATGTGTACGATAATAATAAAGGTGAGAAAGGAGAAAATCAGTCATTGGAAGAAGTGACAGCTAGTCAGGGAGTTGCATTTTTACAATACGATGTAGAGCTTGCCCAAAGTTGGTTTTTAACCGCTGGTTTAAGCCTCAATACTCAAAAATATGTTTACACGAACCTAAATCAAGTCCCTGTTAATGAGGTGCCAAGTGATTTTGAAACTCCGTTAATTCCTAGAATCTCGATTTTGAAAAAAGTGAAAAATACATCTGTTTACCTGGCTGTCGCTAATGGTTTTTCTCCGCCAACAGTGGCGGAATATGTAACTGCAACCAAAAATATATTACAGGCAGAAAAAGCAACAAATGTTGAGTTTGGGCTAAAGCATCAGTCAACAAATAGGAGACTATATGCGGAACTAAGCTTTTATAATCAAAACCTCAAAAATGCGATAGTGAGAGAATTTGATGCAAACGAAATCCAAGTTTTTGTCAATAAAGGAGGAATTAGACAAAATGGCTTAGAGGCTTTTCTTTCGTACAAGCCTATAAAACTTATCAAGTTCTTTACGAGCCTAAACCTAATAGATTATCAATTTGTAGATTATAAAGATCTGGAAAATGATTTCTCTGGAAACAATATTCCTTCTGTTGCTAATACTAATTTCACTGCTGGAGTTGATTTTGACTTAACGCAAGGCTTCTTTTTAAACTCCAACTTTTCATATACAGGTGACGTTCCTCTCAATAATGCAAATACCGTTTATGCAGATTCATTTTGGCTGCTTGATGCTCGCTTGGGCTGGTCCAAAAACTGGAATAGATTTAGGTCAAAGTTGTTTGTAGGTGGAAATAACCTTACAAATGCTACTTACGGATCAGGGAATGATGTAAATGCATTTGGCGATCGTTTCTTTAATCCTTCCCCTACAAGGTACTTCAATACTGGTTTGAGTCTGAGTTATTCCTTTTGA